In Oryza sativa Japonica Group chromosome 11, ASM3414082v1, the following are encoded in one genomic region:
- the LOC107276539 gene encoding wall-associated receptor kinase 3 isoform X1: MAKNVMRVVAILAMPQQLIVLLLLFHATAAPAGGQRAGCPSKCGEVDIPFPFGVGVDCALPGLNVSCNHSFAPPRPYIADDNEFIDVSLETGETRVYTPVLQNCFDLSNTSSSSDAIWQGLDLTGTPFLVSPERNEFTATGCDALGLIYGREDVSFFTGCVTTCTSLGTAANDGDNCTGLGCCQLQSIPGNLTLLGMTLTANITDTKISAWNPCRYAFITERDRYNFNRKDFGRSGNKIFANRDGEMVVPTVLDWAIRGNGSCSGSVAPACVSEHSYCANATNGDGYLCKCSTGYAGNPYLKGNGGCTNIDECKEPDRCSTGSRCHDTEGGYYCKCRFPRRGDGKINGKGCHLPKDIVVTLATVCIVIFLVFFVCWYERRKRRRHFNNNGGRLLSGMEIKHFSKKDLDKMTKNRTTMLGEGYFGKVYMGTHKNQLVAVKYSKGKRKLAQMTHGKDIKCMNKKMFQNAFCWSKVPSSPEEDSSSRVSGPELVDELRVQSLIQHENVVTLLGCCMETEEPTLILEFIPNGSLEKKLHKDKQHPLSLSQRLDIAIGSAEALSYIHSSSDHQSIVHGDVKPANILLDDKLIPKVSDFGSAELTLKIKLVCGDLDYIDPVFLQTRNFTVKSDVYSYGVVLLELITRKRAKYDDGRSLPVEFVKHYKDNNERRKMYDQDMLSSMDALLQPYCTECLDRIAAIAVRCLKNKVEKRPTMAEVVEELKQLREQLSTRMS, translated from the exons ATGGCCAAAAACGTAATGCGCGTCGTCGCAATACTAGCCATGCCACAACAACTAatagtgctgctgctgctgttccatgctacggcggcgccggcgggtggGCAGCGGGCGGGGTGCCCGAGCAAGTGCGGCGAGGTAGACATCCCCTTCCCtttcggcgtcggcgtcgactGCGCCTTGCCGGGCTTAAACGTCTCATGCAACCATAGCTTTGCCCCTCCCAGACCCTACATCGCCGATGACAATGAGTTCATCGACGTCTCGCTGGAGACCGGGGAGACACGCGTGTACACTCCCGTGCTGCAAAACTGCTTCGACTTGTCCAACACCAGCAGCAGCTCCGACGCAATCTGGCAGGGGCTCGACCTCACCGGGACGCCGTTCCTTGTGTCGCCGGAGAGGAACGAGTTCACCGCCACCGGCTGCGACGCGCTGGGGCTGATATACGGCAGGGAGGACGTGAGCTTCTTCACCGGCTGCGTCACGACGTGCACGAGCTTGGGTACCGCCGCCAACGACGGTGACAACTGCACGGGACTCGGTTGCTGCCAGCTGCAGTCCATCCCTGGAAACCTTACCTTACTAGGGATGACGTTGACGGCCAACATCACCGACACGAAGATTTCTGCGTGGAACCCCTGCCGTTACGCCTTTATAACCGAGCGAGACAG GTACAATTTTAACCGGAAGGATTTCGGTCGCTCAGGCAACAAGATATTTGCAAACCGGGATGGCGAGATGGTTGTCCCTACGGTGCTTGACTGGGCCATCAGGGGAAATGGGTCATGCTCGGGGTCGGTAGCTCCTGCCTGCGTCAGCGAGCACAGCTACTGCGCCAATGCCACTAACGGAGATGGGTATCTCTGTAAGTGCTCCACGGGATACGCCGGCAATCCCTATCTCAAAGGCAATGGTGGATGCACAA atatTGACGAATGCAAGGAACCAGATCGTTGTTCTACTGGCAGCAGATGCCATGACACAGAGGGCGGTTATTACTGCAAATGCCGTTTTCCACGTAGAGGGGATGGTAAAATTAATGGCAAGGGATGCCACCTTCCCAAAGATATAGTCGTGACCCTTG CGACGGTGTGCATTGTGATTTTTCTTGTGTTCTTTGTGTGCTGGTATGAGAGACGGAAGAGAAGAAGGCACTTCAACAACAATGGTGGCCGGCTGCTCAGTGGTATGGAAATCAAGCACTTCTCGAAGAAAGACCTAGACAAGATGACAAAGAATAGGACGACGATGCTCGGAGAGGGTTACTTCGGCAAGGTCTACATGGGAACCCACAAGAACCAGCTGGTTGCCGTCAAGTACTCCAAGGGAAAGCGCAAGCTGGCACAGATGACGCATGGCAAAGACATCAAGTGCATGAACAAGAAAATGTTCCAAAACGCCTTTTGTTGGTCCAAAGTTCCATCCTCGCCGGAAGAAGATTCGTCGTCACGAGTGTCCGGCCCGGAGTTAGTGGACGAGCTAAGGGTCCAGTCACTGATCCAGCACGAAAACGTGGTCACCCTCCTTGGGTGCTGCATGGAGACGGAGGAACCCACGTTGATCCTTGAGTTTATCCCTAACGGGAGCCTCGAGAAAAAGCTCCACAAAGATAAGCAACACCCTCTCTCGCTGTCGCAACGCCTTGACATCGCCATCGGCTCCGCGGAGGCTCTCTCCTACATACATTCATCGTCTGACCACCAAAGCATTGTTCATGGAGATGTCAAGCCAGCCAACATCCTCCTTGATGACAAACTGATCCCTAAGGTCTCTGACTTTGGGTCAGCTGAGCTCACATTGAAAATCAAGCTCGTGTGTGGTGACCTGGACTATATCGATCCCGTGTTCCTGCAGACCCGCAATTTCACGGTGAAGAGCGATGTCTATAGCTATGGGGTAGTTCTCCTAGAGCTCATCACCCGGAAAAGGGCCAAGTACGACGATGGGAGAAGCCTCCCAGTAGAATTTGTGAAACACTACAAAGACAACAACGAAAGGAGGAAGATGTATGATCAGGATATGTTGTCGTCTATGGATGCACTACTGCAGCCTTACTGCACGGAGTGCCTTGACAGGATTGCTGCCATTGCGGTCCGATGTCTCAAAAACAAGGTGGAGAAGAGACCAACCATGGCGGAGGTGGTCGAGGAGCTTAAGCAGCTGAGAGAGCAATTAAGCACACGTATGTCCTAG
- the LOC107275746 gene encoding wall-associated receptor kinase 5, producing MAQGVMLWYDDLLAVLVLSVLVGTSTAANCGRKCGDVRIPFPFGIGVDCAWPGFDLSCNHSFTPPRPYTGNVEIKDISLEKGEMRVYTPVVSDCFTSDNTTEYEGNASSWAYLGTPFLFARSRNEFTAIGCGTIAFLLGRDDASYLTGCITTCASLDEAAHDGEPCTGLGCCHVPSIPPNLGILNISLGESIVNPAWKDSPCSYAFVAEQGWYNFSRQDFSRSGSKSFVNSTGERRVSTVLDWAIRRNGSCSSATGAPACVSAHSYCVNATNGDGYLCNCSTGYAGNPYVTGGCININECELRREEPTKYPCYGGSRCYDTEGGYKCKCRFPHRGDGKIDKGCKPILPATVVATIATAVAGGILAFVVLYILKEHRRRQRNRSFDKNGGNILNKMMDIKIFSEEELKKMTKNYCEKRMIGKGYFGKVYKGITQDNQQVAVKRFVRNGHELNKQDFADEITSQARIQHENLVRLVGCCLHTDVPMLVLELIPKGSLYEKLHGDGRHTHLPLPTRLDIAVGCAEALACMHSNIGHKSVVHGDVKSGNILLGNNLEPKVSDFGSSKLMSVAKSDNWSVMADMSYIDPAYIKTGRFTEKSDVYSFGVVLLELITRKKALDDDRESLPLNFAKYYKDDYARRNMYDQNMLSSTDDALRPRYMECLDRMANIAIRCLMEDIDERPTMAEALEELKQLSASLNVT from the exons ATGGCACAAGGAGTGATGCTGTGGTATGATGATCTCCTAGCAGTTTTAGTACTTTCCGTGCTGGTGGgtacgtcgacggcggcgaactgCGGTAGGAAGTGCGGCGACGTGCGCATCCCCTTCCCTTTCGGCATCGGCGTCGACTGCGCCTGGCCGGGCTTCGACCTCTCATGCAACCATAGCTTTACCCCTCCCAGGCCGTACACGGGCAACGTAGAGATCAAGGACATCTCGCTGGAGAAGGGGGAGATGCGCGTGTACACTCCCGTCGTGTCCGACTGCTTCACTTCGGACAATACCACCGAGTACGAAGGAAACGCCTCCTCGTGGGCCTACCTCGGTACGCCGTTCCTGTTTGCGCGGAGCAGGAACGAGTTCACGGCCATCGGCTGTGGTACGATTGCGTTTCTATTGGGCAGGGACGATGCGAGCTACTTGACCGGCTGCATCACGACGTGCGCGAGCTTGGATGAGGCCGCCCACGACGGTGAGCCCTGCACGGGGCTGGGTTGCTGCCACGTGCCTTCCATCCCGCCCAACCTTGGCATCTTAAATATTTCCTTGGGCGAAAGCATCGTTAACCCAGCTTGGAAAGACAGCCCCTGTAGCTACGCCTTCGTGGCCGAGCAAGGCTG GTACAATTTCAGCCGGCAAGATTTTAGTCGTTCCGGCAGCAAGAGCTTCGTCAACAGTACTGGAGAAAGACGTGTCTCAACAGTGCTTGACTGGGCCATCAGAAGAAATGGATCGTGCTCATCAGCAACAGGGGCTCCTGCTTGTGTCAGCGCCCACAGCTACTGCGTAAACGCTACCAACGGGGATGGCTACCTATGCAACTGCTCCACGGGATACGCCGGCAATCCCTATGTCACCGGCGGATGCATAA ATATTAATGAGTGCGAGCTTAGGAGAGAAGAGCCTACCAAGTATCCCTGTTACGGTGGTAGCAGATGCTATGACACAGAGGGTGGTTACAAGTGCAAGTGCCGATTTCCACATAGAGGGGATGGTAAAATCGACAAGGGATGCAAACCCATACTTCCAGCGACCGTAGTCGCAACAATAg CAACTGCTGTCGCCGGAGGTATTCTGGCATTCGTGGTGCTGTACATTCTCAAGGAGCATAGGAGGCGGCAGCGAAATAGATCATTTGACAAAAATGGTGGCAACATACTGAACAAGATGATGGACATCAAAATCTTCAGCGAAGAGGAGCTGAAGAAGATGACAAAAAACTACTGTGAGAAAAGAATGATTGGGAAAGGCTACTTTGGTAAGGTTTACAAGGGGATCACCCAGGACAACCAGCAGGTTGCTGTGAAGCGCTTTGTCAGAAACGGCCATGAGCTTAACAAACAGGATTTCGCGGATGAGATAACGAGCCAGGCTCGGATCCAGCATGAGAATCTGGTCCGTCTAGTCGGGTGCTGCCTGCATACGGATGTGCCCATGCTGGTTCTGGAGCTCATCCCCAAGGGTAGCCTCTACGAAAAGCTCCATGGCGATGGTCGGCATACGCATCTCCCGCTACCAACTCGCCTCGACATCGCCGTTGGCTGCGCCGAAGCTTTAGCATGCATGCACTCTAACATTGGCCACAAAAGCGTCGTCCATGGGGACGTCAAGTCCGGCAATATTCTTCTTGGCAACAATCTAGAGCCCAAGGTCTCTGACTTTGGATCGTCCAAGCTCATGTCAGTCGCCAAGTCTGATAACTGGTCCGTGATGGCTGACATGAGCTACATCGATCCTGCCTACATCAAGACAGGCCGTTTCACGGAGAAGAGCGACGTGTACAGTTTTGGAGTGGTGCTCCTGGAACTCATCACCCGGAAGAAAGCCTTGGACGACGACAGAGAAAGCCTCCCGTTAAACTTTGCCAAGTATTACAAGGACGACTACGCGAGAAGGAACATGTACGACCAGAACATGTTGTCATCAACCGATGATGCTCTGCGGCCTCGCTACATGGAATGCCTCGACAGGATGGCCAACATTGCGATTCGGTGCCTTATGGAGGATATTGACGAGAGGCCGACCATGGCGGAGGCGCTGGAGGAGCTCAAGCAGTTGAGTGCAAGCCTGAACGTGACCTAG
- the LOC107276539 gene encoding wall-associated receptor kinase 3 isoform X2 gives MLRRRRRVGSGRGARASAARPYIADDNEFIDVSLETGETRVYTPVLQNCFDLSNTSSSSDAIWQGLDLTGTPFLVSPERNEFTATGCDALGLIYGREDVSFFTGCVTTCTSLGTAANDGDNCTGLGCCQLQSIPGNLTLLGMTLTANITDTKISAWNPCRYAFITERDRYNFNRKDFGRSGNKIFANRDGEMVVPTVLDWAIRGNGSCSGSVAPACVSEHSYCANATNGDGYLCKCSTGYAGNPYLKGNGGCTNIDECKEPDRCSTGSRCHDTEGGYYCKCRFPRRGDGKINGKGCHLPKDIVVTLATVCIVIFLVFFVCWYERRKRRRHFNNNGGRLLSGMEIKHFSKKDLDKMTKNRTTMLGEGYFGKVYMGTHKNQLVAVKYSKGKRKLAQMTHGKDIKCMNKKMFQNAFCWSKVPSSPEEDSSSRVSGPELVDELRVQSLIQHENVVTLLGCCMETEEPTLILEFIPNGSLEKKLHKDKQHPLSLSQRLDIAIGSAEALSYIHSSSDHQSIVHGDVKPANILLDDKLIPKVSDFGSAELTLKIKLVCGDLDYIDPVFLQTRNFTVKSDVYSYGVVLLELITRKRAKYDDGRSLPVEFVKHYKDNNERRKMYDQDMLSSMDALLQPYCTECLDRIAAIAVRCLKNKVEKRPTMAEVVEELKQLREQLSTRMS, from the exons atgctacggcggcgccggcgggtggGCAGCGGGCGGGGTGCCCGAGCAAGTGCGGCGAG ACCCTACATCGCCGATGACAATGAGTTCATCGACGTCTCGCTGGAGACCGGGGAGACACGCGTGTACACTCCCGTGCTGCAAAACTGCTTCGACTTGTCCAACACCAGCAGCAGCTCCGACGCAATCTGGCAGGGGCTCGACCTCACCGGGACGCCGTTCCTTGTGTCGCCGGAGAGGAACGAGTTCACCGCCACCGGCTGCGACGCGCTGGGGCTGATATACGGCAGGGAGGACGTGAGCTTCTTCACCGGCTGCGTCACGACGTGCACGAGCTTGGGTACCGCCGCCAACGACGGTGACAACTGCACGGGACTCGGTTGCTGCCAGCTGCAGTCCATCCCTGGAAACCTTACCTTACTAGGGATGACGTTGACGGCCAACATCACCGACACGAAGATTTCTGCGTGGAACCCCTGCCGTTACGCCTTTATAACCGAGCGAGACAG GTACAATTTTAACCGGAAGGATTTCGGTCGCTCAGGCAACAAGATATTTGCAAACCGGGATGGCGAGATGGTTGTCCCTACGGTGCTTGACTGGGCCATCAGGGGAAATGGGTCATGCTCGGGGTCGGTAGCTCCTGCCTGCGTCAGCGAGCACAGCTACTGCGCCAATGCCACTAACGGAGATGGGTATCTCTGTAAGTGCTCCACGGGATACGCCGGCAATCCCTATCTCAAAGGCAATGGTGGATGCACAA atatTGACGAATGCAAGGAACCAGATCGTTGTTCTACTGGCAGCAGATGCCATGACACAGAGGGCGGTTATTACTGCAAATGCCGTTTTCCACGTAGAGGGGATGGTAAAATTAATGGCAAGGGATGCCACCTTCCCAAAGATATAGTCGTGACCCTTG CGACGGTGTGCATTGTGATTTTTCTTGTGTTCTTTGTGTGCTGGTATGAGAGACGGAAGAGAAGAAGGCACTTCAACAACAATGGTGGCCGGCTGCTCAGTGGTATGGAAATCAAGCACTTCTCGAAGAAAGACCTAGACAAGATGACAAAGAATAGGACGACGATGCTCGGAGAGGGTTACTTCGGCAAGGTCTACATGGGAACCCACAAGAACCAGCTGGTTGCCGTCAAGTACTCCAAGGGAAAGCGCAAGCTGGCACAGATGACGCATGGCAAAGACATCAAGTGCATGAACAAGAAAATGTTCCAAAACGCCTTTTGTTGGTCCAAAGTTCCATCCTCGCCGGAAGAAGATTCGTCGTCACGAGTGTCCGGCCCGGAGTTAGTGGACGAGCTAAGGGTCCAGTCACTGATCCAGCACGAAAACGTGGTCACCCTCCTTGGGTGCTGCATGGAGACGGAGGAACCCACGTTGATCCTTGAGTTTATCCCTAACGGGAGCCTCGAGAAAAAGCTCCACAAAGATAAGCAACACCCTCTCTCGCTGTCGCAACGCCTTGACATCGCCATCGGCTCCGCGGAGGCTCTCTCCTACATACATTCATCGTCTGACCACCAAAGCATTGTTCATGGAGATGTCAAGCCAGCCAACATCCTCCTTGATGACAAACTGATCCCTAAGGTCTCTGACTTTGGGTCAGCTGAGCTCACATTGAAAATCAAGCTCGTGTGTGGTGACCTGGACTATATCGATCCCGTGTTCCTGCAGACCCGCAATTTCACGGTGAAGAGCGATGTCTATAGCTATGGGGTAGTTCTCCTAGAGCTCATCACCCGGAAAAGGGCCAAGTACGACGATGGGAGAAGCCTCCCAGTAGAATTTGTGAAACACTACAAAGACAACAACGAAAGGAGGAAGATGTATGATCAGGATATGTTGTCGTCTATGGATGCACTACTGCAGCCTTACTGCACGGAGTGCCTTGACAGGATTGCTGCCATTGCGGTCCGATGTCTCAAAAACAAGGTGGAGAAGAGACCAACCATGGCGGAGGTGGTCGAGGAGCTTAAGCAGCTGAGAGAGCAATTAAGCACACGTATGTCCTAG